Proteins encoded within one genomic window of Chitinophagales bacterium:
- a CDS encoding alpha/beta hydrolase — protein sequence MKIYAISGLGANEKVFEKLKIPPNFEWMYIPWLIPARDEEVSSYAFRMAHTIDDSKEFILLGLSFGGIIAQEIAKIKRPRKLILISTIKANSEKPFWIQINRVIPLYKIFPYILLNKGPLVGWFSMVRQCLNPDRPNLARLYSMRDECYTRWAFKQVVYWDSKENLECEVYHIHGTGDFIFPIWNIKNAIKIKGGGHLAVYEKAELVSKELIGILK from the coding sequence GTGAAGATTTATGCCATTTCTGGTTTAGGGGCAAATGAAAAGGTATTTGAAAAGCTAAAAATACCACCTAATTTTGAATGGATGTATATTCCTTGGCTTATCCCAGCAAGAGATGAAGAAGTGAGCAGCTATGCCTTTAGAATGGCTCATACAATAGATGATTCCAAGGAATTCATTTTATTAGGGTTGTCTTTTGGCGGTATAATTGCTCAAGAAATAGCAAAAATTAAGCGGCCGAGAAAGTTGATACTTATAAGTACTATTAAGGCTAATAGTGAAAAGCCATTTTGGATTCAGATAAATAGAGTTATTCCCTTGTATAAAATCTTCCCTTATATCTTATTGAATAAAGGTCCCCTAGTGGGCTGGTTTTCTATGGTGAGGCAATGCTTGAACCCAGACCGACCAAATCTAGCTAGACTATATTCCATGAGAGATGAGTGTTATACTCGTTGGGCATTTAAACAAGTGGTGTATTGGGATAGCAAAGAAAATTTAGAATGTGAGGTTTATCATATTCATGGAACTGGTGATTTTATTTTTCCTATTTGGAATATAAAGAATGCGATCAAAATTAAAGGGGGAGGTCACTTAGCCGTTTATGAAAAAGCAGAGTTGGTTTCTAAGGAGTTAATTGGCATTTTGAAATAA
- a CDS encoding 2,3,4,5-tetrahydropyridine-2,6-dicarboxylate N-succinyltransferase — MSSYQSKIEAIWNDRSLLAVDKQVVFEVVEKVDKGELRVAEKINGLWQVNDWVKKAILLYFPSRDMETFEVGPMEFYDKIPLKKNYAERGVRVVPHAVARYGSFIQKGVVLMPSYVNIGAYVDEGTMVDTWATVGSCAQIGKHVHLSGGVGIGGVLEPPQAAPVIIEDGAFIGSRCIVVEGVRVEEEAVLGANVVLTASTKIIDVSGKEPIEYKGVVPARSVVIPGSLPKQFNAGTYHVPCALIIGKRTESTDKKTSLNQALRDFDVAV, encoded by the coding sequence ATGAGTTCATATCAATCCAAAATCGAGGCTATCTGGAATGATAGATCTTTATTAGCAGTAGATAAACAAGTAGTTTTTGAAGTTGTTGAAAAAGTAGATAAAGGAGAACTGCGGGTTGCGGAAAAAATCAATGGATTATGGCAGGTGAATGATTGGGTCAAGAAGGCAATACTGCTCTACTTTCCTAGTCGTGATATGGAAACTTTTGAAGTAGGCCCTATGGAATTTTATGATAAAATACCATTGAAAAAAAACTATGCCGAACGCGGAGTTCGCGTTGTGCCGCATGCAGTGGCGCGCTATGGCAGCTTTATACAGAAAGGTGTGGTCTTGATGCCATCTTATGTCAATATCGGAGCTTATGTCGATGAGGGCACTATGGTCGATACCTGGGCTACCGTAGGCAGTTGCGCGCAAATAGGCAAGCATGTACATTTGAGTGGTGGTGTAGGAATAGGCGGTGTTTTAGAGCCACCTCAGGCTGCCCCTGTTATCATCGAAGATGGTGCTTTTATCGGGAGTAGATGTATCGTCGTAGAAGGTGTAAGAGTAGAAGAAGAAGCAGTATTAGGTGCCAATGTGGTGCTAACAGCTTCGACTAAAATTATTGATGTATCTGGTAAAGAACCTATTGAGTATAAAGGTGTAGTGCCTGCTAGAAGTGTAGTCATACCAGGTAGTTTACCTAAGCAATTTAATGCAGGAACCTATCACGTGCCTTGCGCATTGATTATAGGTAAGCGAACTGAATCGACCGATAAAAAGACATCTCTTAATCAAGCATTGAGAGATTTTGATGTGGCGGTTTAA
- a CDS encoding class I SAM-dependent methyltransferase: MEDYIKYRPHYPSEIIEVLHRVIDLNPTKIIADIGSGTGISSEMFLKNGNFVYGIEPNKEMREAQELLLSNYNKSESIEGTAENTNLQSSSVDIIVCAQSFHWFDKDLFKKEIQRILKPTGNVVLIWNSRSTNTPFSNEYEETLKNNIPAYQNSNHREIKDDDIVDFFSPRTMKTYELKNYQEFNLDGLKGRLMSSSYCPKQGGEYEKLMEAINQLFQNYQSNGIVTFEYDTQMYWV, from the coding sequence GTGGAAGATTATATAAAATATCGCCCACATTATCCAAGTGAAATTATTGAAGTACTCCATCGCGTGATTGATTTGAATCCAACTAAAATCATAGCTGATATAGGTTCAGGTACTGGTATCTCTTCGGAAATGTTTCTAAAAAATGGAAATTTCGTTTATGGCATCGAGCCCAATAAAGAAATGCGAGAGGCTCAAGAATTGTTGTTGAGCAACTATAATAAATCCGAAAGTATAGAAGGAACAGCAGAGAATACCAATTTACAAAGTAGCAGTGTCGATATTATTGTTTGTGCACAGTCATTTCATTGGTTTGATAAAGATTTATTTAAAAAAGAAATTCAAAGAATTTTAAAACCGACGGGGAATGTGGTGTTGATTTGGAATTCGAGAAGTACGAATACCCCGTTTTCAAATGAATATGAAGAGACTTTGAAAAATAATATCCCTGCTTATCAAAATTCAAATCACAGAGAAATCAAGGATGATGATATTGTTGATTTTTTTTCTCCGCGAACTATGAAAACATATGAGTTAAAAAATTATCAGGAATTTAATTTAGATGGATTGAAAGGTCGGCTGATGTCTTCTTCTTATTGTCCAAAGCAAGGTGGAGAGTATGAGAAATTGATGGAAGCTATCAATCAATTATTTCAAAATTATCAGTCCAATGGTATCGTAACTTTTGAATATGATACGCAAATGTATTGGGTCTAA
- a CDS encoding outer membrane beta-barrel protein: protein MKKIFIVVFSLVALSLSAQYSVKNRFQTTLGVGITNYGLPFHLGFEYGLFRDISLGFDFNYRYSKETFDQYRIFGGHAKLNYHFNHLLNIYDERWDLYAGAYYNYWLVTNSIKKIEADSANMGYGLQIGMHYFFSQRFAINTEISGGRLNTDHYLRNESKTLGAFKIGLTYRFGR from the coding sequence ATGAAGAAAATATTTATAGTTGTTTTTTCTTTAGTTGCTTTGTCATTGAGTGCGCAGTATAGCGTAAAAAATAGATTTCAAACGACACTGGGTGTGGGAATCACTAATTACGGACTCCCTTTTCACCTTGGGTTTGAATATGGTCTGTTTCGTGATATTTCTTTAGGGTTTGATTTTAATTATAGGTATTCTAAGGAAACTTTCGACCAGTATAGAATTTTCGGTGGACATGCTAAATTAAATTATCATTTCAACCATTTGCTAAATATTTATGATGAGCGCTGGGATTTATATGCAGGGGCATATTATAATTATTGGTTAGTGACAAATAGTATCAAGAAAATTGAGGCAGATAGCGCGAATATGGGTTACGGATTACAAATCGGTATGCATTATTTTTTCAGCCAACGCTTTGCTATTAATACAGAAATTTCTGGAGGTAGACTAAATACAGATCACTATCTTAGAAATGAGAGTAAGACTTTAGGTGCTTTTAAAATAGGTTTGACCTATCGATTCGGAAGATAA